Part of the Terriglobales bacterium genome is shown below.
CGTTCGACCATTTGCATTTCCAGCCAGGTCGGCTGTGCCGTCGATTGCCAGTTCTGTTTAACGGCCTTGCTGGGTGTGAAGCGCAACCTGACGGCCGGGGAGATTGTTGGGCAGGTTTGCGCCGTGTTGAAGGATCAAGGGGTTTCGCCGCCGGAGGATCGGATCAATCTGGTTTTTATGGGCATGGGCGAGCCGTTTCTGAATTACGAAAATTTCATCAAGGCTTCGCGGCTGCTGGTGGAGTGTGTTGGCATTGCTGAGCGGCGTATGACGGTGTCCACGGCGGGGATTGTGCCGCGCATCCACGACTTTGGCGGGGAGGCGATCCGGCCGAAGCTGGCGATTTCTTTAAATGCATCGAATGATGAGCTGCGCACGCGGCTCATGCCGCTGAATAAGAAGTGGAATCTCGAGATGCTGATGGCGG
Proteins encoded:
- the rlmN gene encoding 23S rRNA (adenine(2503)-C(2))-methyltransferase RlmN, whose product is RSTICISSQVGCAVDCQFCLTALLGVKRNLTAGEIVGQVCAVLKDQGVSPPEDRINLVFMGMGEPFLNYENFIKASRLLVECVGIAERRMTVSTAGIVPRIHDFGGEAIRPKLAISLNASNDELRTRLMPLNKKWNLEMLMAAARAFPLRTREWITFEYVLLGGVNDAPENAKEVAELLRGMRCKVNLIALNPGPGIDFSTPSAERVTAFQNILREAGVPAFVRRPRGRDIFAACGQLKRTVERATSPEPQLQMISPPQAGQ